From Pleuronectes platessa chromosome 17, fPlePla1.1, whole genome shotgun sequence, one genomic window encodes:
- the LOC128459739 gene encoding uncharacterized protein LOC128459739 isoform X2 yields MPLEKQGELQNNLASSAQIDPGVIMKHIGLIHEQLEYVQLLLNDENRLKNINTRQPYSKADEGDSNARTSPHYFQEVKYKMVVRGQTFGAHTQLMDQVKRATKGDVRLLENSQDSQIIIVFCPITSRIEWDVKAAMSGVPGDKPVILVKMHHVCESRSSLCSNTSIDDRNIVLQVSVFYHENLRGLLECKLNETAVSGIKQELLKHSDHRSSVTSASTSRWGISMPKLPSLKKSGVEDGRGGTTGGARGHEGKM; encoded by the exons ATGCCACTAGAAAAACAGGGGGAGCTGCAAAATAATTTGGCCAGCT CTGCCCAAATTGACCCTGGGGTCATTATGAAACACATCGGCCTCATTCATGAACAATTGGAATATGTGCAGCTCCTCCTTAATGATGAGAACCGACTGAAGAACATCAACACAAGGCAGCCGTACTCAAAAGCTGATGAAG GAGACTCAAACGCCAGGACGTCACCACACTACTTTCAGGAAG TGAAGTACAAGATGGTTGTCAGAGGTCAAACCTTTGGCGCCCATACACAGCTGATGGATCAAGTGAAGCGCGCCACTAAGGGCGACGTTCGGCTTTTGGAAAACTCTCAGGACAGCCAGATTATTATTGTCTTCTGTCCAATCACGTCACGCATTGAGTGGGACGTGAAGGCAGCGATGAGTGGTGTCCCAG gTGACAAACCCGTCATTCTGGTGAAAATGCACCACGTATGTGAGTCCAGGTCCTCACTGTGTTCAAATACATCGATTGATGACAGGAATATTGTCTTGCAGGTCAGTGTTTTCTACCATGAGAACTTACGTGGGTTACTGGAGtgcaaactaaatgaaactgCTGTCTCTGGGATAAAACAAGAATTACTGAAGCACAGTGATCATAGAAGTTCAGTTACCAGTGCAAGTACTTCTCGTTGGGGTATTAGTATGCCAAAACTTCCTAGCCTGAAGAAGTCGGGCGTGGAGGATGGGCGTGGAGGCACAACAGGTGGGGCGCGCGGCCACGAGGGGAAAAtgtga
- the LOC128459739 gene encoding uncharacterized protein LOC128459739 isoform X1 → MPLEKQGELQNNLASSAQIDPGVIMKHIGLIHEQLEYVQLLLNDENRLKNINTRQPYSKADEGDSNARTSPHYFQEVTVKYKMVVRGQTFGAHTQLMDQVKRATKGDVRLLENSQDSQIIIVFCPITSRIEWDVKAAMSGVPGDKPVILVKMHHVCESRSSLCSNTSIDDRNIVLQVSVFYHENLRGLLECKLNETAVSGIKQELLKHSDHRSSVTSASTSRWGISMPKLPSLKKSGVEDGRGGTTGGARGHEGKM, encoded by the exons ATGCCACTAGAAAAACAGGGGGAGCTGCAAAATAATTTGGCCAGCT CTGCCCAAATTGACCCTGGGGTCATTATGAAACACATCGGCCTCATTCATGAACAATTGGAATATGTGCAGCTCCTCCTTAATGATGAGAACCGACTGAAGAACATCAACACAAGGCAGCCGTACTCAAAAGCTGATGAAG GAGACTCAAACGCCAGGACGTCACCACACTACTTTCAGGAAG TCACAGTGAAGTACAAGATGGTTGTCAGAGGTCAAACCTTTGGCGCCCATACACAGCTGATGGATCAAGTGAAGCGCGCCACTAAGGGCGACGTTCGGCTTTTGGAAAACTCTCAGGACAGCCAGATTATTATTGTCTTCTGTCCAATCACGTCACGCATTGAGTGGGACGTGAAGGCAGCGATGAGTGGTGTCCCAG gTGACAAACCCGTCATTCTGGTGAAAATGCACCACGTATGTGAGTCCAGGTCCTCACTGTGTTCAAATACATCGATTGATGACAGGAATATTGTCTTGCAGGTCAGTGTTTTCTACCATGAGAACTTACGTGGGTTACTGGAGtgcaaactaaatgaaactgCTGTCTCTGGGATAAAACAAGAATTACTGAAGCACAGTGATCATAGAAGTTCAGTTACCAGTGCAAGTACTTCTCGTTGGGGTATTAGTATGCCAAAACTTCCTAGCCTGAAGAAGTCGGGCGTGGAGGATGGGCGTGGAGGCACAACAGGTGGGGCGCGCGGCCACGAGGGGAAAAtgtga